TCTAGCGCCTGTACTTTTAGACCATAATCAAAAGCAGGTTTAAAATGCTCATCTTTAATCTTATCAAATTCTGGAGCTTGATATTGTAGTTTAGATTTTTCTAAAAAAGGATTACCTGCAGGTACAGGAATATCCGCTGATGTTTTCGTTTTTTCCATAGTTGTACAAGCGACTGCCGATAGTCCTGCCGAACCGTAAAGCAATACTGATGCAATATTTTTCATTGATTAAAATTTATAATTTATTCCGTAAAAGTAATAAAAATAGATGAGTTTCCGAGTATTACTCCGAATAAATTGTTAAACTAAAGGCTTTGTCTAACCTATTTTTAAGCATAATTTTTAGTAACTTTGTCGTATTATTTTTTTCAACTTAGAATTGATTATGCAAACTGTATATATAGATTTTTTTAATATTGGCGATGAGGAAGATTTCTACTCTCAATTAAAAGAAAAATTACCTCTTCCTGATTATTTCGGGAATAATCTAGACGCCCTCTACGATTCCATCAGTGGAGATATAGAACTCCCTCTACACCTAGAATTTGTAAATATGACCGTAGAACAACTAGAGGATTTTGAAGACCTCCTAACCACTCTTGAAGAGGCTGATGAGGAGATAGATGGATTTAGCTTTTCCTACTACCTTGAACAATACGAAGACGAAGATTAAAATCTATGAAAATGACTTGGGAATGCTTCTTTAGGGTCTTGTTTTAGAACATTCAGCTTTACCCAAGATTTAAGAAAGCCATAACCATACGAAAACATTTGCACATAGGTTGCCATAACTGCCATTGTAGCGATACTGATGTTTTTAGTCTTTATAAGTGCGTGCATCCAAACTATAAAGGTATATAAACCGTAAAGCCCAAGTAATAAGCCATTATGCCAAATAACATAATGTAAAAATCCTATGATATACCCTATCAAAAACAAACTAGGAAACCAAAAAGTAGGCTTTACATATTTAGGGTGTCTTTGGTTGAGAATGGGGCGAGCAATCCCAAACTGATAAACTTGTTTTGAGAATTTACCTAAATCGGTTCTGCGTTTATGATACACTCCAATGCTATCAAAAAAAGCCGTTTTATAGCCTGCCTCCCATAACGACATAGACAAGTCTGGGTCTTCTCCTATACGCATTTCTGAAAAACCTCCTACCTGCTCAAAAGCCGATTTTTTAACCCCCATATTAAAACTTCTCGGCTGAAATCTTGATACCGCTTTTTTGCTACCTCTAATCCCTCCTGTTGTAAAAACGGAAGTCATAGAGTAAGAAATGGCTTTCTGCATAAGGTTAAATCCTCTATGGGCTTTATCCGCTCCACCAAAGGCATCACAAGGCGTTTTGGAAATGTTATTTTTTATTTCTTCTATATAGTTACTTTCCACAATCACATCACTATCTACAAATACCAGCCAATCGCCTGTGGCACGCCTTGCACCGTAGTTTCGCGTTAAACCAGGACCAGAGTTTTCTTTCCTAAAAAACTGAATGTTCAGCATTTCCTCAAATAATGCTATTGTAGGTCGTAAATCTACAGCCGAACCATCATCTACTACAATCACTTCAAACGCTTTATCCGTCTGACGAGATAAGGAATTTAACAATTCAAAAAGTTCGTCTTTCCTATTATAGATAGCAATAATGATAGAAATACTAGGCATAGAAATAAAGGATATTTAGTTTCGATTTTTGGCTTTTTTACTTCCTTCATACATTTCGTATTGCAGGAATCTGGTTTCCAATTTACCGTTATACAATTTTATTTTTCGGCTAGGTCTTAACCCCAACTTTTTAACCGCTTCTAAATCTGAACTGATAAGCCACGCCAAAGTATTAGGATAATTTTGTTTAAAGGTATCTCCTATTTTTTTGTAAAATGCTTCATCATTGATGCTAATTCGCTCGTCATAAGGTGGATTAAATACCATTAAAAGCGGAAAATGCTCTTTTTCTGACTCAAAGAAATTTTGTTTCTTTAGTTCAATCACATCTTCCAGCTC
The genomic region above belongs to Riemerella anatipestifer and contains:
- a CDS encoding barstar family protein, which codes for MQTVYIDFFNIGDEEDFYSQLKEKLPLPDYFGNNLDALYDSISGDIELPLHLEFVNMTVEQLEDFEDLLTTLEEADEEIDGFSFSYYLEQYEDED
- a CDS encoding glycosyltransferase produces the protein MPSISIIIAIYNRKDELFELLNSLSRQTDKAFEVIVVDDGSAVDLRPTIALFEEMLNIQFFRKENSGPGLTRNYGARRATGDWLVFVDSDVIVESNYIEEIKNNISKTPCDAFGGADKAHRGFNLMQKAISYSMTSVFTTGGIRGSKKAVSRFQPRSFNMGVKKSAFEQVGGFSEMRIGEDPDLSMSLWEAGYKTAFFDSIGVYHKRRTDLGKFSKQVYQFGIARPILNQRHPKYVKPTFWFPSLFLIGYIIGFLHYVIWHNGLLLGLYGLYTFIVWMHALIKTKNISIATMAVMATYVQMFSYGYGFLKSWVKLNVLKQDPKEAFPSHFHRF